A stretch of DNA from Lycium ferocissimum isolate CSIRO_LF1 chromosome 4, AGI_CSIRO_Lferr_CH_V1, whole genome shotgun sequence:
GTGAAAGGAGCCAAGAGGTTGCTTTAGAAATTTGGAACTATATACTTTTGTTAGACTGACACTGACTACGGTTAGGTATATTTTGATAGTACTAACTTTTATAAGAATACTAGAATTATGTTGAAATATTAGCTAGGTTCAtaaatcataaaacataaaacccACTCATATCATTAATTAGGAAAACTCAACTCTTACAAAGAGGCGTTTTATAGATGTTAAAGCTAAGGATAATTCTGGACTCAATATATTGTTATATACATTTAAACCCTCACAATGAACTGGGCCAACttaaaaatacaaaagaatGCACCTAAATAACATAAAGGCTATGCACCTAATCACATAAATATCCTAAAGTCacatgaataacatcaaagtaaATGCACTTAGTAAatctaaaataaaatatttaaaattattatgtTTCTAATACTCCCCATTAATTTCTGAAATTCTTCAATCTTAAGAAATGTTTTAACAACAATCATCTCTACTCTTTTTCAAGTTTCTTTTCTGCCAAACTTGAATCTATATCCTCTCTTTTGTATCATTCAGATTAGAAATTCTATAGGATTTGTTGAGACCACCTTCAAACATAACATGATCAATTATTTCATCCCAAGGATAACAACATCACTCTTTGATGAACACGCCTTATATCTAAGAAATAATCTTAACTATTGACAATTCATTCTCCATATGTTTTTTTTGACATTGGCTATTCCAAACCTAACCGACTGAATATTTCTCTGTCTTATTTTCCTATCTTGTAAACTCTTTCAAGACTAACGCTTTCTCGAAAGACGGCTCTTTTCTTACTAACTAGTAGGATTTACTTTCTTTTTGCAAATAGTCGGCCTCTCCATGAGTCCTTAACCTCGGAAATATACCTTTAATGGAGACTGCCAAATATTTCTCTTTACTCCGATCGAACCAACCCTCTGATGCTACTTGTTCCAATATTAGGTCGGTCCTTCCTATATCTAATAACACACAAAAAGGATGGGAAAGGGAGATAAACACAAAGCACAGTAATATTATTAGAAAAAACTCcaattttacaaaataaaattacaaaaaggGTTTTTATCTGTGCTAGCTAATAAAGTACTGTATATAACTCTAAACTCAATATTACTAAATACTTTCACACCCTCATGAATATCACCAAGCATGCACCTAAATAACATAAAGACTATATATGCACTAATCATATAAATATGGAGTGCTAAAATTCACATGAATAACTCAAACTGCATTCATTTAGTAAtctaaaaatattcaaaattatatttctaacatattatatttccgtaccaaccaaaaaaaaaaaaaactaggaaGACCGGACCAGCCGCCCAACCCACCCCAgatttcaaagaaagaaattaagaagCTACAaactttaatataatatatattgacCACGTAGTGGTAGAACATAGACTCTGACTATCAATATTATATTGTGTTCCACGAAGTAAAtagataaaatttataaacataaaagaGATAGAACAATCATGTCTTACTGTATTGTTGTATAATCTGTGAAGCAAGAATATTGTAGCAAGTTTATATTTGTTGCAGCATGGGTCTTTCCAAGGCATAGCTGATGATGTTCTAAACAAATTCAAGACATATATATAGCAGCTTCAATTCCATGTGGCACACTAAAATTTCTTCTGATCCATGCTAATTAAGGATCACTGCCTTCTTTATGGTTGTCATGATCATCACTTTCTTGTGACTTAAGCCCCTTATTCAGACTGAAGGAGGATTTCACTTGGGAACTGATTAACTGAAGAGTTGGCATGATCGAATTCGGATGGACATGTTGTGAACTTGAGTTTATGAAATGGAAGTGGTTGAGCTGGGGATTAAGTTGTGGAGGAAAAGACATATTGGATGACATTGTTGGAGCAGTTGGACAGAAATATAGTTGAGAGCCTGGAGGAAAAGACATATTTTGTTGGCACTCTTGATGATGATCAGTTTGTGATGCTGAAAAGGAGTGGTAATTTGCAAATGGACCTAAAGACAAGTTTGAATTAGGTTCCCAATAGGTATTATTGAGGGGAAAATTGCTGTTTAATATGCCTGCAGGTAAATTAGAAGATTGATGATTTCCTAATTGAAAGAAATTGCTACTTTGTGATGAAAGTAGTGGAACACAACCAATATTAGTAGCATTTTCTTGCTCATTTGTGGCAATCCACTTGTCTTTTCCAAATCCTGTTTCTCTCAAAGTAGCATCAAAATCTTGATGATTTGTTCCCTGATCTTTCATATTGAACACGTGAGAAAGAGATGGATGTGGCATTTGCAAAGGTGGAAGCTTATCAATATCAAGTTTAGTGGCATCTATCAACCAGTCTACAACTTTGCTAGGTTGGCTCAGCCCAAGCCTATCTTGAAGATCATACAATTGAATTGCAGTTGGCACTGAAAGTCTAATTCTCCTGTCTCTTAGTCCCTTTACAGTGCATACCTTACTGTGCCTATCTTTCCCGGCAAAGGAACGCGATACGCGTACAATTCTTGGATTTTTAAAGCTGCCTGCCCATGACTGCCTTGAAGAACTTGATGGAGTAGTCCTTGAGAATATTTTACTATTGTTGGTGTCATCACCACAagattctttctttcttgaattcatgatcAACTTGATTTCTTCATCATTGATCTACagaaattcaacaaaaaattaaCAAGAAGATAAATGATATCTGTTAGAGAGGGTAGTATAAATTTTTCTTGATgtgaatttcaaaaaataatatctATGCTACTCTTTCCCACAAGGTGGATTCTTTTACTTAGATTGCAAGTTATGCTACCTAAGAACTTAAAGGAATTAAAGAGCTAATTAATCAAGAGAAGGAGCTAGCTATAAGTGTAACATTTCTTGTATGCATTATTTCTAGCTTATGCTATGCTACGATATAGATAAATGTCGATAGCTGTGTAGACAATTAGGTATATCCAACTTGAAAGTTCCATTCATGaaattgaaattcaaaaaataattagggGAAAACATTAAAGGCTTAGTGTGACTAACCAATATCTATCTGGAGAAAAATCGATTCTTCTCCCATAGATGTACAATAGAAGCCTTTCACAGACTCGGCTCTTTTGTATCCTCTCAACACTAACTGAACTAGAAGTCTGCTGTTGTTGATCTGATATTCTATGAGAAAAGTCTTGTTAGTCTTCCGTTTGAACGATGATATCTATGAGCATATAAAGGTCACAGGTTGAACTCAAATCAGATTTGTAGCTCGAAAAGATCTCTTAATGACATTAAAGTCCTCTGTGTCCACATCAAAATGAAAGACTGAAGCAATTTGATGGGAAACCTAACTCATGTCCAGAGAAAAATCTTACAGGATAAGTTACAATTTTATGGAAAGAATAAATATTGTTAGAATCTTACCATGCCATATTGCTAAGgcaaggaaaagaataaaaaggtaTGGCAAATTCGTGGCCATGTGGTATCGATACAAGCTGACACGTCGATTCGATAGGCTTAACACGAATTTGAACAAGATTACACTGCACAAATGAACAAATTTTTGCACAATAATGAAGTACTTAGTGTGCTGGTTAACGTTATAATGCTATATAAGTAAGGTAGGCTGTTAACTTCAAAAGGACCCCCCCTAtagttagaaaaagaaaaaggaattacttttttttccttcttttttttccactagtgaaaagtaagttgtTAATCAGATAGTAGGTTTTGATTGCATATCTGTcctatttcaagaaattaaaaggtAATTctgcaatttaatttgttgtagtACAATTAATTGAGATAAATGCCATCAAACTAGATAAAATTGTAGCAAGTTGGATCCCAAAGTTGTGGTTCATGATGTTGTAGGGATGAGATTATTGATAGTAGAACAGCTACACTTGTAGAGGAGGGACCAGCCATACAAGTTCTTAAAAGCCTTTTTTCTACTTTGTTTACACAGAGAGGACCACATTTACTTTTGCAGTGAGCTAGCATGCAGCAATTTGGATTGTACTAACTTAAACCAACTTTTGTAATTATCAGCCCTTGAATTAACTTTTTCGTATCTTGCAACtttgttgtattttattttgtggTAAAAAAATAACCCATACAATTACAGAAGCAATTCAACTGTTAGGCATAGACACTGCATAAGCTTCCAAAATAGGAAAAGTATGTTGAAGTTACGGTCAATGATTAGGTTATCATCAAGAATGATCAAACACCAGCTATTATACGAGTGAATATGGAGAAGGAGAAGTGACAAAATTTCAGCACAAGTAATTCAAtgaaattttgaccaaaataagCTATTATTTAAAccaattcaccaaaataatacgtttttaatttttttacgtGAATCAAAGATAAACGTATTCCCCGTAACGTACGtgcattattttattcaaaaattatGACGGGAAAAATAGTAGTTAACGATTGTTAAAAAAATTCCTATTTGTGAACGTAACGTATTATGCCTATCAGATCCCAAGACCACGACTATTAGTTGTCTCTTCATTTAAAATAACGACATCGTTCAATGTTTTCTAATATACGTGAACAGATATACAACCGAAAGTAAACGCTCATTgaacaaattttccttttcaacCTAAAACCCCTCTTCAAAATAAAACCTAGCATCACTATCaccaagaaaacaacaaaatttactcgatccatatattattttatctatCTCTGCAAATTGATTTTGTTCCGATGATATAGATTGTGAcgtttattcaattttttgccacaaattttaaatgtgaAACTTTCAAAGCTCAGTATTTTGTGCGATTTTGCTTGCTAAAATCGATGAAGAAGCTTGGAacagaaacttttttttttttttaattaaaggccACTAGAACTTTGTGCCACGATGAAGAAGTTTTATCGCAGGCggctattttattaataaaggAAAGGTTCAACCAAAaccaaatgtctttgaaaacgTGATTTTCAACAAAAGCAAATAGACTAAGCTAAGTGAAAAGGAAAGTGCACCATTCAAGTCAATCCGAGCGGCCCGTCGTCTTTCGGTTCCTTGACGTTCTTCGGTGATGATTTGGCCTTCGTCCCTCCACAAAATTCCATCTTTGAAGCTCCTTCAACACAGTTTGTTGCTTGATCTCCCTACCGATTTCTCCCATTTGTACTTCGGTATTTGTGTCGATTTGGGTTGAAATTGCTCCGAATCGATCTAATATGGTGTGTTGTTTGTTGATGTGTCTTCATTGTTTCCAATTTTGTGGTGAGTTCGGACTTTCTCGACTTTCTCCGCAACTTcgatttttatttgaaattgcTTAGAAATCCTTTCCGATGTTATGTGTTGTTTGTTGATGCGCCTTCATTGCTTCTAATCTTGTGGTGAATTCATGATCTCTGACTTTCTCCGCAGCTCTGTGGTTTGCGTTTGCGTGTATGGTATACATTTCTAGACGCCTCTTCGATCTGCTCCTGCTTGTGAACAATCGGGGTTTCTGAGTTGCAATTGTCATTGTGTGTCGTTGCTCTGTGGAACAGGATACTGTGATTAAGGTATGTGTTTTTTCACACACTAGTATAGTGGAAGAATTCTGGATTACGTTTCAAACTTTCAATTTCTGGATTAGAAGATAATGGTATGATGAATTTCCCCCTTTATCTTCAAAAAAATGTAGTATTCTTGTTTCTGTGTTTTTCGTTTGGGAAAATACAGAGTTTTTTCTCTCGTTTTTTCACTTTCTTAAGAAGATGTGATGTTCAcattttttaggaaaacaagCATAGAAGTTTCATAGAAAATATTCACTTGTGTAGGTATTTTTGTTTTATGGCGGAAATTAATACATATCGGATGGATCCGGTCCACTCGACTCATCCGTATTGAATGAACAACTCACCCATAGGTCACGGGATATATGGGATGGAAAGGATAATGTGATTTTGAATACAAGGAGATGTGATGGAAATTTTTGGGACTTCGTAAAGGAACATCCAATTGATACACGAGTCTTGGAAGTGATTAGACTATCGGGATTGTACGGTGTTTATAGATCTCATCGACCTACTATTGATCGTAGTTTGATTACTTCATTAGTTGAAAGATAGAGCGTCCCGAAACTCATACGTTCCCACTTTAGGACGGGAGAAGCGACAATCACGTTGCAAGACGTAGAGGTGTTGTATGGCTTACCCGTGAATGGTGATCCAAGATTGGGAATGAGTTGGCGAGGAGCACGGAGGATTGGAAAGACATTTGTCAAAGATTATTAGGTTTTAGTCCACTTCCcgagactttaaaaaaaatagcctcAAGGTATCTGCACTTAATCAACACATGCTACGTCATCCAAAATTACTTGACACGGCAACACAAGATATGGTCAATCAGAAGGCTAGATGCTATATGTTTTGGATGATTGCTGGTATGATGATGGCGGATACATCTCGGAAGTAATTTGAAGCTTATGTACTTACCTATGCTCGAGGGACGTCAACACACAGATCTTACAAATTGGGGTAGTGCGACCTAGCATGCTTGTATCACTATCTTTGTAAGGCCTCACAGTCGAGCAACATGAGATAATATTCCTACCACTACTACGTATAcctaaaaatattaataaaagtaTTAACTgtatctataaaaaaaaaacttgttcaATTCCTAAACGTATAGTTCTCTTTCTTCTAATTAGATTTTTCTAACCTTCTTACATGGAATGTCCTCCCAGAGTATACATATAgttctctttattttctttctagcTAAACGATa
This window harbors:
- the LOC132052362 gene encoding transcription factor TCP5-like, which produces MNSRKKESCGDDTNNSKIFSRTTPSSSSRQSWAGSFKNPRIVRVSRSFAGKDRHSKVCTVKGLRDRRIRLSVPTAIQLYDLQDRLGLSQPSKVVDWLIDATKLDIDKLPPLQMPHPSLSHVFNMKDQGTNHQDFDATLRETGFGKDKWIATNEQENATNIGCVPLLSSQSSNFFQLGNHQSSNLPAGILNSNFPLNNTYWEPNSNLSLGPFANYHSFSASQTDHHQECQQNMSFPPGSQLYFCPTAPTMSSNMSFPPQLNPQLNHFHFINSSSQHVHPNSIMPTLQLISSQVKSSFSLNKGLKSQESDDHDNHKEGSDP